Within the Candidatus Reidiella endopervernicosa genome, the region TTGCTGCGGAATTGATTCAAAAACGCTCGTTGACCGATCGTATTGAACAGACCGTCGTTGCCGTGAACACAACTGCAACGACAGCGCTTTCAGATCGAACCGATATCTGGAATGCTGCGTGGGAGATGTACAAGGCGCGCCCATATGTTGGCTCAGGATGGGGAACGTTCTGGGCCTCCTATCCGTCGCACAAGAAAAATGAGGAGAGATCGGCAGGTCAGCACGTCCATAATGACTATTTGGAGATGCTGGTCGAGCTCGGTCCTGTTGCTGTCATTCTGCTAGCTATTGCTGCGACTCTGCTGTTCAAACAGGCAGCGAGAGTTCTAAGAATAGACAAACAGACCCGTTATGAAGCTGCTGGTATCTATGCGGCAGTCTTGGCCGTATCAATACATAGCCTGTTTACATTTAATTTCTATCTGATTTCAATTCTGATAATTGTATGCCTCTATATCGGCTGGTTGACCGGATATGAACGTGGCGCGCCACTGATCGGTATTGCTTCTGAAGGTAAAAGCATCGTGAGTGATAGTGGTCAGCTAATAAGTTACGTAATTATTTTTCTAGCGGTGACATGGCTGACTCTGTTAACCATTAGCGAATACCGGCTGAATAATATTAATGATAGCGACAACGCGGGTGAGGCGATCCTCAAAATCAGTGAGGCTGGTAAGCTGTTTCCGTTTACAGATCGGCCAGAGATTTTAATAGCCAGACAGATCGATAGGGCACTGAGAGAGCAGAGTGTCACTATTGACAATAGAGATCGTGTGATTGAGTTTGCACTTGTGCAGCTAGAGCGGGCAGAAGAGAAGTTTCCGATTAGATGGGAGAACTATTTTTATCGGGCTCAGTTAATGAGAAATTCAACAAAAGCGTATTCAGTTGCGGTTATTGAGCATAACTTTCAACGGTCACTGGAAAATAACCCGGCCTATCTCCCGGCGCGGTTAAACTATGCCGACTATCTGGAGTCGCTGGGTCGCGGTGCAGATGCATTCAAGCTGCTTGAAGATGGGTGGGGCCGTTACTACTATGAGAGTACAGTCAATATTGAGAGTTATCTGGAAAAAATAGTTAGTGGTAGAGTCGAGGCAGGCCATGTTGCGGAGGCGCACAAGGCTGAGCAGCTGTTAGAGAAAATCAGAATGAGGATTGGGAAGAGAAGAGGAGAGTTTGTTAACTTCGTGGCGAAGCTTCCGTAATACGATATGAAAATGTGTGTAATACAAAACAGAGGGTTCTCTCTCATAGAGTTGATCATGGTTATAATTCTCCTTGGAATTGTAGCTGTTGTGGCAGTTCCAAGACTGCCATCAATCACAGATTTTGATGAAATGGGTTTCTTTGATGAACTGGTAGGTGCGGCGCGTTATGGACAGAAGCTGGCAATCGCGACCAACTGCAAGGTAGAGCTGGAGGTGACGGCTTCGAGCTATGCGCTCTCGATGCCTAGCAGCGTTGGTAACTGCTTTGCCTTATCACCAACCTTCTCAACCGATGTGCCTCACCACTCGGCATCCGGGCAGTACAGCAATGCCGCCCCGAGCGGTGTTTCGATCTCCAATCCTGCCACGATCGTTTTTGATGCATCGGGTGGTACCAGTACCAGTCACACCTTCTCTATTGATGGTCGCTCCTTTACCGTGCATGCCACCAGCGGTTATGTGGAGAGACTGTAGTGAGGCGTTCTCTGCATCAAGGTGGCTTCACGCTGGTTGAGACGATCATGGCGATCGTGATTATCTCGATTTCGGTGGTGGGTGTGTTGAAGGTGATGGACTACACCACTATGCATAGCGCCGACCCAATGGTGCAGACACAGGCGGTGGCAATTGCCGAGGCCTATCTCGAGGAGATCCTCTCGAAGTCGTATGACGATCCGGACGGAAGTGATGGTGAGTCGGCACGCACTAGCTTCGATGATGTCGACGACTACAACGGCGTATCCGATTCAACCCCGGTCAACAGTCTCGGAAGCCCCATAACATCGCTTTCGGGATACAGCGTGGCGGTAAGTGTCGCGACCGAAACGGTGAGTGGTGCAACGATGAAATGCGTCGATGTGACAGTCTCACATGCAACCGGACTATCTATTGATGTGAGTGGTTATCGTGGCAGCTTCTAGTCTGACAATGAGGCGCTGTGCAGGCTTTACCCTGATCGAGATGATCATGGTGATCATTATCACTGGAATTATTGCCACTGTGCTGGCGGGGGTGATCAAGCGTCCGATCGATGGTTATCTCGATCTGACACGCCGTGCCGAGCTGGTCGATGCCGCCGATTCAGCGCTCAGACTCATCGCGCGCGATATTCGTCGAGCACTGCCCAACAGTGTGCGAGTCGATTCAACAGGGCCATCGCTGGAGATGATCAACACCGTCGATGCGGTGCGATATCGCCTCGGCCCACCCGGAAATCAGAGCAAACGTCTCCGCTTCAATCCCGATGATGACGAGTTCAACACCATCGGTGAGTTCACCAATCTCACTCCGCCTGTAACCAGTTCAACCGACTATCGGCTGGTGATCTACAACCTGGGAATCTCAGGGGCGAGTGCCTATGAGAATGCCAATGTCATTACCCCGGCGGCCACCCAGGTCACCATTACCGACGATGGAACAAGTGACCACATTGCGCTGAGCAGTGCCTTTCAGTTTGCCTTCGAGTCACCACGCCAGCGTCTCTATGTGGTCGATGCATCACCGGTCAGCTATATCTGTGACACCGCCAATGAAACGCTACGCCGTTATGCCAGCTACTCCATCGGTTCAACGCAGCCCTCGGGCAGCAGCGTGGTGGTGACCAAACATCTGACAGCGTGCTCCATCAGTTACGATGCAGGCTCTACCGGTCAGGCCGCGCTGGTGACCCTCTCGCTAACACTGAGTGATGGAGGTGAGAGCGTCACCATGCTCCATCAGGTGCGGGTGGATAACGTGCCATGATGAAGTCTAATCAACAGCAAGGCTTCTCACTGATCGGTGCCATCTTTCTGATGGTAGTGCTTGCGGCAGTGGGTGGTTACATGGTCAGCATCAGCAGTGGTTTCCATATCTCGGGTGCTAATGCCGTTGAAGGTTCGCGTGCCTACTACGCTGCAAAGGGTGGTCTGGAGTGGGCGATCAGCGAACTTGAGCTCGATAATGTGGCCGTCGATTCGGCTTCTGCCTGCAGCGGTACGGTCAATGGCCAGGTAACCAACTACTCATCCGGTGCGCTCGACGGTTTTAGCGTGTCGCTCAGTTGTAGCCCCAGTGGTTACACGGAGATGCCACACGACCCTGATTCGATTTTTATCGTCGAGGCACGCTCCTATAAAACGGCTCTGGGTGTTGGAGCGATCGGTTCACTCGGATATGTTTCGCGTTCAATGAAGGCGAAGGTGACTGATGCGCCGTAAAGTGTGATCAAATAGACACTTGATTGAGCCGTGTGGTGGATGAAAGCTATACGTGCGTTACATTGAGTCAGGTGAGATGTGCGCTGTACGGAGATGTCGGAGACTATTATTCAGGTTATGAGAACGTCTGTTACAAATTACATTATCCGAATCCTGCTACCGGTTCTATTAATTGTTGCGGGAAGTGCAGCTATCGGTAGTTCTGCATACGCAGCAGACTGCTCATCTTATGCGGGTTTGGCGACGTTAAACGAATTTTTTCGAGACAATACAAATGCCAATTACAGTGCTGCCGGTTTTGTTGAGGTGAAAATTCTCGATACTTCCATTGAATACGACACATACAAGAACTGGACGGTGAGATTATGTGAGCGCAATGGCCCAGGGCCAAATGACACGGATGGCTGCAGCAGTCCAATTGGTAGTGAAATAACTATTGCTGATTTTACTGAAAATAGCGTGCTGCCTTGGTTGGTGCTTAAGAATGGCACGATCGGTAAATATATGCATTTCAAGAATGGATTTGATGCGATTCTTCGAGATGGTGGTGGCAAGGTAATTGACTACGTTAGTGTTGGTTACAGTCCTCAGGAGGATGGAAGTTGTGACCGCGATGACCTCCCTACGATTCGGTGTTTTCTGCGCCTGGAAACAGCGCCAAGTTTATTTTCCGTATACCCGACGGTACCGGTGACTGGGACCATGAAACATCAGCAGCGGAAGACCCGACGGAGGACGCATCGAACGAGGGTGATACCGTACCGGCGTTAAGTTTTGAGGATCAATCGGTCGCACCGGGCGATACGGTGACGATCACCTTTACCCTTGATGCACCAGCGACGGCCCAGATCGACCTAGAGTTCTACACGATCGATGGAACGGCCACCTCGGCGGGTGGGGACTATACCGAGGTCGGCACGCAGATTGCGCCTTTTGAAGTCTCGATCGGCGTTGGGGAGAGTGAGGTAACGGTAGAGATACCGACTGGCGCCGGTGCGACGATTGGTGACTACTTCGACTTCTTCGTCAATGTCTCTGACACTTCGGCAGGCGGTGCAACGATTACCGACCACGTTGGTACCGTTACCTTCACCGAGGCTTCGGGACCGGATCACTACGCTATTTCACACGCGGGCGTCGGGGTTACCTGTGACGGTGACGGCACACGATGCGTCCCATGCGGCAGTGGCACCGGCGGCCGGAACCGAAATCACCCTGACCACCTCGCCACTGGTCGATAGCGGTAGCGGATCGACCTACACCTTCACCGGCACCGAGACGTCGACCACCTTCTATCTGACCGAGACCACCGCAACCACCTCACCTCACATCAATATCAATGTGACCGACGGCACGGCGAGCGAGGATGCCAGCGAGGATCCGGCACTGCAGTTTGTCAATACAGCGCTGCTCTTCAGTAGCACTACAAGCCAGACCTCCTGCGAGAACTCTGCGACCATGACGCTACGTGCAATCCGTACCGATGATTCGACCGGTGCCTGCGTGGCGCGTGTGACGGGCGATCTGGCAGTCGACATGGCCTACGCCTGTGTCGATCCGACCACATGCCATGGTGACAAGAACGACGCGGTGACGATCCGTGCCCTCGATACCGACGGCACTACGCTACTCAACAGTGGTTCGATCGCCGATAATCCCGATGACTCGGTGAGTGACTACATCAGCCGCACCCTGCGTTTCGATGGCTCGGGTGTCGCCAACTTCACCGCCAGTTATAGCGATGCCGGTGAGATTGCTCTCCATGCACAGTTAAGCTTGGCGGCGAGTAGCCCAGACCCGGCGATCACGCTCAGCGATAGCTCAGAGAGCTTCGTGGTGGCACCGGAGAGTTTCAAGGTCGAGTCGTTCAAGAGCGATGGCACCACCGCACTGAATAACAGTGGTAGCTCGGGTGCACCGAGCCAGGTGGCGGGCGACGCCTTTCAGCTCAAGGTGGTGGCGCAGTGCAGTGACGGTACGGTGACCAAGAACTACGCCTGGGATACCGACATCAGCGCCGTGGCACCCTCATCACCCGACACCGGTTCGGGCGGTACGCTCGGCAACGTCTACTTCAGTAGTGACGACACCAAGGTCTATGGCGATGCCGGTACCACCACGAGTGCATCGGCCTCAGACTTTAGTGACGGTGTGGCACTGCTGACCAACGCACGCTACAACGAGGTCGGCAGTGTGACCTTTCAGGCCAATGCCAACAACTACCGGGATGATGCATCGGCCGATATCACCGGTACCACCTCGGGTGAGGCGGGGCGTTTTATCCCCGATCGCTTTATCCTCTCGGCACCGACGCTGACCAACCGCTCGGATCTGGCACCGACGATTCCCGCAGACTTCACCTATATGGATGAGGCATTGGAGCTCGGTTTCACGCTTACTGCTGTCAATGCACAGGGAGAGACAACACAGAACTACGAAGGGAGTTACGCGAAGCTGGATCCGACCGCGAGTGGTGACCTCGGTATCGGAGCACGTGATCCGGTGGGAGGAGCCGACATGACCTCAAGAGTTGATGTAGGAACCTCATCAGGAACATGGAGTGGTGGCACAGTGACGGTTTCTGCTGAGGTGGCTCTTAACAAACTTGGTTCGCCTGATGGCCCCTATGAGGGGCTGCTGTTTGGCGTAATACCATCAGATGGTGATGGCGTAACACTCGATCCATCGACGCTTGATCTCGATGTGAATGGCAACTCCACCAACGACCACGCCGAGATTGGTTCAACCGATATACTCCTCGGTCGGCTCAACGTGGTCGATACCACCGGCCATGAGTCACTGCCACTGCCGGTCACATTGCAGGCAGAATACTTCGATGGTAGTGGTTTTGTTACCAACGACCGGGATGATGCCTCGCTCTACAACTCGACCTATGGCGAACTCGATAACTACACCGATAATCTACCCACCACTAGTGGTGAGCCGACCCTGAGTGGTAGCGGTACGCTGAGCGACGGAACGGGTAGCGGCATGAGTCTATCGGCACCGGGTTCGGGCAATACCGGCAGCGTCGATCTCGAGTACTGTCTCGAGACCTGCACCAACGGGACGGGTGGGGCGGGACTCGGCTATCTGCAGTATGACTGGGATGGTGACGGCAGCCATGATGATAACCCGACCGGCACCGCACGCTTCGGTATCTACACAGGTAGTGATCGTCAGATCTATATCGAAGAGATCTACTAGCCTGTTACTCGAGTGGAAACAAAAAGGGTGGACAACTCTGTTGTCCACCCTTTTTTATCGATCTGGCAGTTACTGAGGTACCGGAGTCGGTATCGACTCCGGTACCTGTTGGACAAACCGGCTAGGCGCTCTCTTCGTTACCGTCCATCCCCAGCTCCTTGAGCTTGCGCGTGAGGGTATTGCGCCCCCAGCCGAGGCGCTTGGCCGCATCCTGACGACGCCCACCCGTCTCGCGCAGTGCCGCATCGATCAGGGTGCGCTCAAAGGCGGGCACCGCCATATCAAGAAGATCCGATTCACCGGCCGCCAGATGCAGGTCGGCCCAACGCTGTAGCGCACCGATCCAGTCATTACTGTTCTCGTCACCGCTGGTATCGTGGCGTAGCTCGGGTGGCAGGTCATCCATATGGATCTCGCGACCTGAGCCCATCACGGTCAGCCAGCGGCAGGTATTCTCCAGCTGGCGTACGTTGCCGGGCCAGTCGATCTGCGACAGGTAGCGATCCACCTCAGGGCGCAGCAGCTTCGCCTCAACATCGAGCTCCTTGGCGGCGCGTGCCAGAAAGTGTTGGGCGAGACGTGGAATATCCTCACGCCGGTCACGCAGTGAGGGGATGTGAATACGAATGACGTTGAGACGGTGGAACAGATCCTCACGGAAGTGGCCCTCGCGCACTCGTTGCTCCAGATCCTGGTGGGTGGCGGCGATGATGCGGACATCGACCTTGATCGATGTGTGGCCACCGACGCGGAAGAACTCGCCCTCGGCGATGACGCGCAGCAGGCGTGTCTGCAGCTCGGCCGGCATATCACCGATCTCGTCGAGGAAGAGGGTGCCACCATCGGCCTGTTCAAAACGTCCCTGGCGTGAACCCTGAGCGCCGGTGAAGGCACCGCGTTCGTGACCAAACAGCTCTGATTCAAACAGATCGCGAGGAATTGCTGCCATATTCAGTGCAATAAACGGTTTGTCGGCGCGTGGGCTGTGACGGTGCAGTGCTGCTGCGACCAGCTCCTTTCCGGTCCCCGACTCACCGTTGATCAATACCGTGATGTTGGAGCGGGTCAGGCGACCGATGGCCCGAAACACCTCCTGCATTGCTGGGGCTTCACCGATAATCTCGGTGCTCTCCTGGGGGGCAAGGGCCGATTCTGAAGCGGTGCTCTGGCGAGCATGCTCCACAGCGCGTTCTACCAGAGCGACTGCCTCATCGACATCGAAGGGTTTTGGCAGGTACTCAAAGGCTCCGCCCTCGTAGGCGGACACGGCGCTATCGAGATCGGAATGTGCGGTCATAACAATCACCGGTAGATTGGGATGGCGCTCACGGATACGCTGCAACAGTTCAAGGCCATCGATACCGGGCATGCGGATGTCGGTGATGATCGCATCGGGGGTATTTGCTTCCAGCTCCGTCTCGATGGTGGTGCCATTCTCAAAGCTGGTGACCTGCATGCCCTCCTGGCTGAGTGCGCGCTGGAGTACCCAGCGGATGCCGTAGTCGTCATCGATTACACAAATGTTTTTCTGATCACTCATTGTCCGGCTCCAGTGGCAGCAGCAGTGTAAAGATGGTGTTGCCGGGCTCGCTGGTGCACTCGATGAGCCCGTGGTGTTGGTTAATAAGAGTCTGGGCGATAGAGAGTCCCAGCCCGGTACCCTCGGCGCGTCCTGTCACCATCGGGTAGAAAATGCTCTCCAGCAGCTCGGGAGCGATGCCCGGGCCGTCGTCGACAATATCGAGACGAATCACTAGTTTGTGGCGCTTCTGACCAATGGTGAACTGGCGCTGGATGCGGCTGCGCAGGGTGATGGTGCCACGTTCACCCAGTGCCTGTACGGCGTTGCGCACGATGTTGAGTAGTGCCTGCAGCAGCTGGTCGTTATCACCGATCATATCGGGCAGGCTGGGGTCGTAGTCGCGTTCGATCTTGATCGATGCGGGGGCCTCCGCTGCAACCAGGGTGCGAACCCGCTCGAGGATCTGGTGGATATTGACATCCTGCAGACGCGGCAGCTGGTTGGGTCCCAGCATCCGGTCGACCAGGTTTTTCAGTCGGTCGGCCTCCTCAATGATGATGGTGGTGTACTCCTTCAGCTCAGCGCTGTTGAGTTCACGCTCGAGAAGCTGCGCGGCACCGCGCAGTCCACCGAGCGGGTTTTTGATCTCATGGGCCATGCCACGCACCAGTGCACTGGTGGCGTTGTGCTGCACGATCAGGTTCTCTTCGCGGCTGATACGCAGGTGGCGATCGAGCAGTAACCACTCGACCAGTAGCATCGGTTGCTGATTCGGTTCCTGCATCGGGGTAACGATGCAGTCGACGGTGACCTGGCGTTTACCCGCGATCACTAGCGGTAGTTCACGTTCGCTAAAGGATTGGTCGTTGGTCAGTGCCTGGCGCAGGCTCTCATGGATATGGGTGTAGCCGGGCAGTAGTGACTCGAGCGCCATGCCGATCGCTTTACGTGCGCTGACACCGAAGAGGTTCTCGCCGGCGGGATTGATATAGGTGAGGCGCATGTCGCTATCGAGCGCCATCATCGCCACCGTCAGATTCTCGGTAGCGCGAAATGCGATCTCACGTGATTGTTCGTCCATCTCTCCCATGCACTCCTATTTAGCAAGAAACAAACCAGTCGGTGCGATCCATGGCCCTAAAAGCTATATTGTTTAAATATCCAAGATAAACAATGAGTAACAGCTGTTGTCCGGTTGAATTAGTGCCTAATAGGCAAGATCGCATGACTTGCTATGCACAATAGTAGTGCATTCCGCTCTCAGGTCTATGGTGATCTGTTCAGTAATGGTGCATGGGCTGTCGTTAAACGAGAGCGAGGAGTGAATGGGGTGTAGCGGGCGCTGGTGCTGAAAAGCGTCTCTCTTCTGCCCGATTAGAGGGCGTTGAGTGCCTGGTTGAGTCGCTCTTCGATGCGTTTTTTGTGGTTGAGATAGTGAATTGTCTGCAGTGAGTCGACACCGCTATCGCTGATCATCGCCTTTGAGATGTCGATATCGGTGATGTAGATCGGGTAGCCCTCACCGCTGCTGCGCCGATCAAAGATGTCGCGTGCCACCTCCTGAAAGAGGGCGTCACCGTGTTCCAGGCTGGAGAACTCACGATCGTCACAGTAGATGGTAAAGACGGGGCGATCATCCATCAGGTCGCCGATTACCTGTACGTTGAAGTAGCGATGAACGCCGGCAGAGTGCGGTACCTTGCGTGGTTCAAGCCGGAATTCGCCGGTATTGGTGTTCTTGACGATCTGGTAGAGCGAGACATCACCCTGGAAACCGGCCTCGCCGGTCTGCTCACTAATCATGAAGCTGAGACGTGGCAGTACCGTATCGAAGAACCACTGGTATTGAGTGAGCAGTGTGGCGCTGTCGTGGAAGGGAAGCTCCTGGTGGAACAGTGAACCGCGCTCATCGAGCACATAGATCTCAGCGGTTCCATCGTGGACCTGATAGAAGAACTGCACTGCGTTGCGTTTGTTGGCCTTGAACAGCAGCGGTAGTGGCGACTCCTTCAAGGTGTAGCGGTCGACGATGATCGGGCTGAACTCGGATTGTGTGGCTGAGAGTGCGCGCAGCAGGTCGTCCACCAGTCCGGCTGACTCGAAGGTGAGGCGGTCGTTCTTGGCGCTGAGGATGTAGAAACGATCCTTAATGCGCAGGATGTAGCGTGAGTTGGTGACGCTTCCTGGTGAGAAATAGCACTCCGAGACGTCGTGGTAGAGGTGTTCGATACGACGTGCGATCGAGTTACCGCGTGCAGATGAGAGCGAGTAGACCGAGATCGATGCCGGTGGTTCGTTGGCGGAGATCGGAGAGTTCTCAAAATATTTACACAGGCTTCGCAGCACTGCAGTGTTGCCGCTGGCCCGATAGGTATGCACCTCCTGCCAGCTATTAACGGTGATCTGGTCGAAGTGTAGCGCCAGGTTCTCCCAGGTGGCACCAAAGCTGAGCGCATCGGTACGGCCAGTGGTCAGGTGGGAGCCCATCAGGTGGGTGGTTGCGAGCGGATCGAAGCCGATGTTCACAAACAGTGCAGCGGCACGCACCTGTGCCGGTTTGGCCAGGTCGTCGAGGTCTGATTTGGGTAGCTTGCCCTTGGGGAAGTTGCGCGAAAACGCCTCAATGGTGGCACGTAGCTCCTTCTCGGTCAGGTGGCTTGATTCGGTCTGTACAGTGAACATCGTGCGCCGGGTAACGATATGGTTGAAGTGACACCAGGCGAGCAGTTCGAGCAGACTGCTGGCGCGTTTAACGGGTGTGTCAGCTAGCCGTGCCGTGCCAGGCAGGGTGAGATAGAGTGACCAGGTGTGGAGACCCTTATCGTCGCAGTTCTGCTGGAAGGTG harbors:
- a CDS encoding O-antigen ligase family protein, which translates into the protein MQFKDRLINVRPNEWIASIFFVVSLYFGLKFTGGVRFDFMSIAVLLLIASALISSKGYFPASILANLKYPLVAFMALTVWIAISVLWSVAPSTTYLLMALPMAMLFSMIFGASMSVGLRSLLAYLLMVCGVLLAVLSVFQTVILDAGRPTGLFINTNSNAALMSLMVLPVISSFFSEGSLRKDVVKGIVITLLTLTIFLCQSRGALLGLTIALLFVFYVLREVSFRKKIALIICLAVGFVAAELIQKRSLTDRIEQTVVAVNTTATTALSDRTDIWNAAWEMYKARPYVGSGWGTFWASYPSHKKNEERSAGQHVHNDYLEMLVELGPVAVILLAIAATLLFKQAARVLRIDKQTRYEAAGIYAAVLAVSIHSLFTFNFYLISILIIVCLYIGWLTGYERGAPLIGIASEGKSIVSDSGQLISYVIIFLAVTWLTLLTISEYRLNNINDSDNAGEAILKISEAGKLFPFTDRPEILIARQIDRALREQSVTIDNRDRVIEFALVQLERAEEKFPIRWENYFYRAQLMRNSTKAYSVAVIEHNFQRSLENNPAYLPARLNYADYLESLGRGADAFKLLEDGWGRYYYESTVNIESYLEKIVSGRVEAGHVAEAHKAEQLLEKIRMRIGKRRGEFVNFVAKLP
- a CDS encoding prepilin-type N-terminal cleavage/methylation domain-containing protein; amino-acid sequence: MCVIQNRGFSLIELIMVIILLGIVAVVAVPRLPSITDFDEMGFFDELVGAARYGQKLAIATNCKVELEVTASSYALSMPSSVGNCFALSPTFSTDVPHHSASGQYSNAAPSGVSISNPATIVFDASGGTSTSHTFSIDGRSFTVHATSGYVERL
- a CDS encoding prepilin-type N-terminal cleavage/methylation domain-containing protein, yielding MRRSLHQGGFTLVETIMAIVIISISVVGVLKVMDYTTMHSADPMVQTQAVAIAEAYLEEILSKSYDDPDGSDGESARTSFDDVDDYNGVSDSTPVNSLGSPITSLSGYSVAVSVATETVSGATMKCVDVTVSHATGLSIDVSGYRGSF
- a CDS encoding PulJ/GspJ family protein, giving the protein MRRCAGFTLIEMIMVIIITGIIATVLAGVIKRPIDGYLDLTRRAELVDAADSALRLIARDIRRALPNSVRVDSTGPSLEMINTVDAVRYRLGPPGNQSKRLRFNPDDDEFNTIGEFTNLTPPVTSSTDYRLVIYNLGISGASAYENANVITPAATQVTITDDGTSDHIALSSAFQFAFESPRQRLYVVDASPVSYICDTANETLRRYASYSIGSTQPSGSSVVVTKHLTACSISYDAGSTGQAALVTLSLTLSDGGESVTMLHQVRVDNVP
- a CDS encoding DUF6701 domain-containing protein — encoded protein: MAPAAGTEITLTTSPLVDSGSGSTYTFTGTETSTTFYLTETTATTSPHININVTDGTASEDASEDPALQFVNTALLFSSTTSQTSCENSATMTLRAIRTDDSTGACVARVTGDLAVDMAYACVDPTTCHGDKNDAVTIRALDTDGTTLLNSGSIADNPDDSVSDYISRTLRFDGSGVANFTASYSDAGEIALHAQLSLAASSPDPAITLSDSSESFVVAPESFKVESFKSDGTTALNNSGSSGAPSQVAGDAFQLKVVAQCSDGTVTKNYAWDTDISAVAPSSPDTGSGGTLGNVYFSSDDTKVYGDAGTTTSASASDFSDGVALLTNARYNEVGSVTFQANANNYRDDASADITGTTSGEAGRFIPDRFILSAPTLTNRSDLAPTIPADFTYMDEALELGFTLTAVNAQGETTQNYEGSYAKLDPTASGDLGIGARDPVGGADMTSRVDVGTSSGTWSGGTVTVSAEVALNKLGSPDGPYEGLLFGVIPSDGDGVTLDPSTLDLDVNGNSTNDHAEIGSTDILLGRLNVVDTTGHESLPLPVTLQAEYFDGSGFVTNDRDDASLYNSTYGELDNYTDNLPTTSGEPTLSGSGTLSDGTGSGMSLSAPGSGNTGSVDLEYCLETCTNGTGGAGLGYLQYDWDGDGSHDDNPTGTARFGIYTGSDRQIYIEEIY
- the ntrC gene encoding nitrogen regulation protein NR(I) — translated: MSDQKNICVIDDDYGIRWVLQRALSQEGMQVTSFENGTTIETELEANTPDAIITDIRMPGIDGLELLQRIRERHPNLPVIVMTAHSDLDSAVSAYEGGAFEYLPKPFDVDEAVALVERAVEHARQSTASESALAPQESTEIIGEAPAMQEVFRAIGRLTRSNITVLINGESGTGKELVAAALHRHSPRADKPFIALNMAAIPRDLFESELFGHERGAFTGAQGSRQGRFEQADGGTLFLDEIGDMPAELQTRLLRVIAEGEFFRVGGHTSIKVDVRIIAATHQDLEQRVREGHFREDLFHRLNVIRIHIPSLRDRREDIPRLAQHFLARAAKELDVEAKLLRPEVDRYLSQIDWPGNVRQLENTCRWLTVMGSGREIHMDDLPPELRHDTSGDENSNDWIGALQRWADLHLAAGESDLLDMAVPAFERTLIDAALRETGGRRQDAAKRLGWGRNTLTRKLKELGMDGNEESA
- the glnL gene encoding nitrogen regulation protein NR(II), with protein sequence MDEQSREIAFRATENLTVAMMALDSDMRLTYINPAGENLFGVSARKAIGMALESLLPGYTHIHESLRQALTNDQSFSERELPLVIAGKRQVTVDCIVTPMQEPNQQPMLLVEWLLLDRHLRISREENLIVQHNATSALVRGMAHEIKNPLGGLRGAAQLLERELNSAELKEYTTIIIEEADRLKNLVDRMLGPNQLPRLQDVNIHQILERVRTLVAAEAPASIKIERDYDPSLPDMIGDNDQLLQALLNIVRNAVQALGERGTITLRSRIQRQFTIGQKRHKLVIRLDIVDDGPGIAPELLESIFYPMVTGRAEGTGLGLSIAQTLINQHHGLIECTSEPGNTIFTLLLPLEPDNE
- a CDS encoding class I adenylate cyclase; translated protein: MLKERKMLVDELTLSYRMLSALIREHADDAHINPSDLNILGRKIYAALERKAGKVELVNPGISEDLSEPHLTFQQNCDDKGLHTWSLYLTLPGTARLADTPVKRASSLLELLAWCHFNHIVTRRTMFTVQTESSHLTEKELRATIEAFSRNFPKGKLPKSDLDDLAKPAQVRAAALFVNIGFDPLATTHLMGSHLTTGRTDALSFGATWENLALHFDQITVNSWQEVHTYRASGNTAVLRSLCKYFENSPISANEPPASISVYSLSSARGNSIARRIEHLYHDVSECYFSPGSVTNSRYILRIKDRFYILSAKNDRLTFESAGLVDDLLRALSATQSEFSPIIVDRYTLKESPLPLLFKANKRNAVQFFYQVHDGTAEIYVLDERGSLFHQELPFHDSATLLTQYQWFFDTVLPRLSFMISEQTGEAGFQGDVSLYQIVKNTNTGEFRLEPRKVPHSAGVHRYFNVQVIGDLMDDRPVFTIYCDDREFSSLEHGDALFQEVARDIFDRRSSGEGYPIYITDIDISKAMISDSGVDSLQTIHYLNHKKRIEERLNQALNAL